In a genomic window of Peptoclostridium acidaminophilum DSM 3953:
- a CDS encoding MoaD/ThiS family protein produces MKVEVRLFATFREGREKKYFLDMPEGSRILDILHMLKIDADEVSILLLNGRDGDAMRTINDSDVVAVFPPVGGG; encoded by the coding sequence TTGAAAGTTGAAGTGAGACTTTTTGCCACTTTCAGGGAGGGTAGGGAAAAGAAATACTTCCTTGACATGCCGGAAGGTTCGAGGATACTTGACATACTCCACATGCTGAAAATAGATGCAGATGAAGTCAGCATACTCCTTTTGAATGGAAGGGACGGAGATGCTATGAGGACAATTAATGACTCAGACGTCGTGGCAGTGTTCCCGCCAGTGGGAGGCGGTTAG